The Rhizophagus irregularis chromosome 2, complete sequence genome contains a region encoding:
- a CDS encoding Cell differentiation protein rcd1: protein MHSLAPHHTNPYFASASALATPNPLNVGGANNLASQLHVSVSNLHGLHMGNDPWGAGAGTPLSLPMQHQHKMPHFEEEKIYSLITELTNPANREQALVELSKKREQYDDLALILWHSFGVMAALLQEIVSVYPLLVPPQLTGQISNRVCNALALLQCVASHSETRGLFLNAHIPLFLYPFLNTTSKTRPFEYLRLTSLGVIGALVKNDNPEVISFLLSTEIIPLCLRIMETGSELSKTVAIFIVQKILLDEMGLAYICATYERFYAVGTVLSNMVSQLVETQAVRLLKHVVRCYLRLSDNPRAREALRQWLPEPLRDATFSQVLKDDVVTKRCLAQLLVNLSDNVVTTN from the exons atgcaTTCTCTCGCCCCACATCACACTAATCCCTATTTTGCTTCAGCATCGGCTTTAGCAACTCCGAATCCATTGAATGTTGGAGGGGCTAATAACCTAGCTTCGCAATTACACGTTTCCGTATCAAATCTCCATGGTTTACATATGGGTAACGATCCTTGGGGAGCCGGAGCAGGAACTCCGTTGTCTTTGCCGATGCAACACCAACATAAAATGCCGCattttgaagaagaaaagatttattctttaattactGAGCTAACAAATCCTGCGAACAGAGAACAAGCTCTTGTAGAGTTGAGTAAAAAGCGGGAACAATATGATGATTTGGCGTTGATATTATGGCATTCTTTTG GTGTTATGGCGGCATTGTTACAGGAAATTGTATCAGTTTATCCACTTCTTGTGCCTCCTCAACTTACAGGCCAGATATCCAACCGTGTTTGTAATGCTTTGGCATTATTACAATGTGTAGCAAGTCATAGTGAAACCCGaggattatttttaaatg CTCACATTCCTTTATTCTTGTACCCTTTTCTCAATACAACGAGCAAGACGAGACCATTTGAATATCTTAGATTAACAAGTCTAGGTGTCATAGGTGCTCTTGTAAAG aacGATAATCCCGAAGTAATCTCATTCTTGTTGTCAACTGAAATTATACCTCTATGTTTACGTATAATGGAAACCGGAAGTGAACTATCCAAGACG GTTGCTATTTTTATCGTTCAGAAGATTTTGCTGGATGAAATGGGGTTGGCCTATATCTGTGCCACTTATGAACGTTTTTATGCTGTAGGAACTGTTTTGAGCAATATGGTTAGCCAACTTGTTGAGACACAAGCGGTTCGTTTGCTGAAGCATGTCGTTAGGTGCTATCTTCGCCTCTCTGATAATCCAAG aGCACGAGAAGCTCTTCGACAATGGTTGCCAGAACCACTACGAGATGCTACATTTTCGCAGGTCTTGAAAGATGATGTGGTCACCAAACGTTGTTTAGCGCAACTCCTTGTTAACCTTTCAGACAACGTAGTCACTACGAATTAA